From Oenococcus sicerae, the proteins below share one genomic window:
- a CDS encoding NADH-dependent flavin oxidoreductase, whose product MANYQFLQPFKFKNGITIKNRIVIPPITECSSFEDGSVTQDELDYFALRTGGVGLFITPASNVSDGGKGFEGQLSCANDNKLPGLSRLAHTISINGTKAILQLHHAGRISNSKILRGKKAVSPSAIASLRPGAEIPMSLTDDDIQQIISDFGEAARRAIQVGFDGIELHGANTYLLQQFFSPHSNRRLDDWGGSLTKRMKFPLAVINHVHRIVEQYADRPFLVGYRISPEEIENPGIRLSDTLAFIDVLKTQPIDYLHISTADVWQTSKNDPADKTPVIEQIKTRLDGALPLIVVGNIARPQQAEKVIEQGFDFAALGHEYLREPQWIEKVQAGQESNIRYSMSANDLKQLRITPPLWQFLTENLHAKLAAD is encoded by the coding sequence ATGGCTAACTATCAATTTTTGCAACCCTTTAAATTTAAAAACGGCATCACAATTAAAAACAGGATCGTCATACCACCAATAACTGAGTGCTCTAGTTTTGAAGATGGCAGCGTCACACAAGATGAGTTGGATTATTTCGCTTTACGAACAGGCGGCGTTGGTCTTTTCATCACGCCGGCTAGCAATGTGAGTGATGGCGGCAAGGGGTTTGAAGGTCAATTAAGCTGTGCAAACGATAATAAATTACCAGGTTTAAGCCGACTGGCACATACGATCTCCATCAACGGCACTAAAGCAATTTTGCAGCTCCATCATGCGGGACGGATCAGCAATTCCAAAATTCTTCGTGGCAAAAAGGCCGTCAGCCCGTCAGCTATTGCTTCATTGCGGCCAGGTGCCGAAATACCAATGAGTCTGACGGACGATGATATTCAGCAAATTATTTCTGATTTCGGCGAGGCAGCTCGGCGTGCCATCCAAGTCGGTTTCGATGGTATCGAGCTGCATGGTGCTAACACTTATCTGCTGCAGCAATTCTTTTCCCCACACTCCAATCGTCGTCTGGATGATTGGGGCGGTAGTCTAACAAAGCGAATGAAGTTCCCACTGGCCGTTATCAATCACGTGCACCGCATCGTGGAACAATATGCAGATCGGCCATTTTTAGTTGGATATCGAATTTCTCCGGAAGAAATTGAAAACCCTGGTATTCGTTTATCTGATACATTAGCTTTCATTGATGTTTTGAAAACACAGCCGATTGACTACCTGCACATCTCGACAGCTGATGTTTGGCAGACATCCAAAAATGATCCCGCAGACAAAACACCGGTCATCGAACAAATCAAAACGCGTCTTGATGGCGCTTTGCCGCTAATCGTTGTTGGCAATATTGCACGGCCGCAACAAGCTGAAAAAGTCATCGAGCAGGGATTCGATTTTGCTGCTTTAGGACACGAGTATCTGCGTGAACCGCAATGGATCGAAAAGGTTCAAGCAGGCCAAGAGTCGAATATTCGTTATTCGATGAGTGCGAATGATTTGAAACAGCTTCGCATTACGCCGCCCTTGTGGCAGTTTCTCACTGAGAATCTGCATGCAAAATTAGCTGCTGACTGA
- a CDS encoding ATP-dependent Clp protease ATP-binding subunit: MDNQYTASAKNVLLLAQEQAKYFKHEIVGSEHLLLALALEKDGLASKVLQDHNVTDDDIRNEIEQFTGYGSHENVRAGFLAYSPKAQEILKNAALQAQSLGARQVATEHLLLALLTDESILSSRILASLDVRAQDLTRAVFKRIGVDPSQQKAQPQRQTSQQGTPTLDAMSRDLTALATIGQIDPVVGRDKEVHRVIQILSRRTKNNPVLIGEPGVGKTAIAEGLAQKIVSGQVPFDLVNKRLMALDMGALIAGTKYRGEFEDRLKKIINEIHEDGQVILFIDELHTLIGAGGAEGALDASNLLKPALARGELQTIGATTFDEYQKYIESDQALERRFASVTIDEPSQAVSVEILKGLRPRYEEHHHVNISDEAIEAAVKLSSRYVTDRFLPDKAIDLMDEAAAKVRIDTAQPEDKKADLEKQLDNLRDQLDQAVSAGNFDQATKIRQQEIKIRKQLAVIVTDSLINGTKDHQYKLTVSEQDIADVVGQQTGIPVTQLQKTESDRLLHLEKILHQRVVGQDEAISAVSRAIRRARSGIKDPSRPIGTFMFLGPTGVGKTELAKALAEAMFDSEDNMIRVDMSEYQESYSASRLIGSAPGYVGYDEGGQLTERVRNHPYSVVLLDEAEKAHPDIFNLLLQVFDDGYMTDSKGRKVDFRNTIIIMTSNLGATRIRDNKHVGFGAIEPQDSYKAMSAEIQDALKEHFRPEFINRIDEIVIFHSLSKTELHKIVELMSNTILQRVAEQGISIKMSKIAIDFVAKAGFDPEYGARPIRRAFQNNVEDKISDALLAGDIESGDAITVSSKKGKIDLLIHRPVEKTTK; encoded by the coding sequence ATGGATAATCAATATACAGCATCTGCAAAAAATGTTTTACTCTTAGCACAAGAACAAGCTAAGTATTTTAAACATGAAATTGTTGGTTCTGAGCATTTGTTATTAGCTTTGGCTTTGGAAAAAGATGGTTTAGCCAGTAAGGTGCTTCAGGATCACAATGTCACCGATGACGATATTAGAAATGAAATTGAACAGTTCACAGGTTATGGTTCTCACGAAAATGTGAGAGCTGGTTTTTTGGCTTATTCGCCTAAAGCGCAGGAAATTTTAAAAAATGCAGCTTTGCAGGCTCAAAGTCTTGGTGCACGACAAGTTGCAACGGAACACTTATTGTTGGCACTATTAACGGATGAATCGATTTTGAGTTCACGAATTTTAGCTAGCCTTGATGTACGTGCCCAAGATTTAACCCGTGCTGTTTTTAAGCGAATTGGTGTTGATCCAAGCCAACAAAAAGCGCAACCACAGCGCCAGACCAGCCAGCAGGGCACGCCAACGCTAGATGCCATGTCTCGTGATCTGACAGCATTAGCCACGATCGGACAAATTGATCCGGTTGTTGGTCGAGACAAGGAAGTCCATCGCGTGATTCAGATTTTGAGCCGGCGTACGAAAAATAATCCAGTTTTGATCGGCGAGCCAGGTGTTGGTAAGACGGCCATTGCTGAAGGGCTTGCTCAAAAAATCGTTTCCGGACAAGTGCCTTTCGATTTGGTCAATAAGCGTTTAATGGCACTAGATATGGGAGCTCTGATCGCTGGAACGAAATATCGCGGTGAGTTTGAAGACCGTTTGAAAAAGATTATCAATGAAATTCACGAAGACGGTCAAGTGATTCTGTTTATTGATGAATTGCATACTTTGATCGGTGCCGGCGGTGCCGAAGGGGCGCTTGATGCCTCTAATTTGTTAAAACCGGCTTTAGCTCGTGGTGAATTGCAGACGATCGGTGCAACGACTTTTGACGAATACCAAAAATATATCGAGTCGGATCAGGCTTTGGAACGTCGTTTTGCCAGTGTTACGATCGACGAACCCAGTCAGGCAGTGTCTGTTGAGATATTAAAAGGTCTGCGTCCCCGCTATGAAGAGCATCATCATGTTAATATTTCTGATGAAGCGATTGAGGCTGCTGTCAAATTGAGTTCACGTTATGTGACGGATCGCTTTTTGCCGGATAAGGCCATTGATTTAATGGATGAAGCGGCAGCCAAAGTTCGCATTGATACTGCTCAGCCTGAAGACAAGAAAGCGGATTTAGAGAAACAGTTGGATAATTTGCGCGATCAACTGGATCAAGCTGTATCAGCTGGTAATTTTGATCAAGCGACCAAGATCCGCCAACAGGAAATTAAAATTCGAAAACAGTTGGCTGTTATTGTGACTGATTCATTAATCAATGGTACAAAAGACCATCAGTATAAGCTGACTGTCAGCGAACAAGATATTGCTGATGTCGTCGGCCAGCAAACAGGCATTCCAGTCACTCAGTTGCAAAAGACGGAGTCTGACCGTCTCTTGCACTTGGAAAAAATCCTGCATCAGCGTGTTGTCGGTCAAGACGAAGCGATTTCGGCAGTTTCTCGGGCCATTCGCCGCGCAAGATCCGGCATTAAAGATCCAAGTCGTCCAATTGGCACTTTTATGTTTCTCGGTCCAACTGGTGTCGGTAAAACAGAATTAGCCAAGGCGCTAGCTGAAGCGATGTTTGATTCGGAAGACAATATGATTCGAGTAGACATGTCCGAATACCAAGAGTCTTACTCTGCTTCGAGACTGATTGGATCGGCTCCTGGCTATGTTGGCTATGATGAGGGTGGTCAACTGACTGAACGCGTTCGTAATCATCCGTATTCAGTTGTGTTGTTGGATGAGGCTGAGAAAGCCCACCCTGATATCTTTAATTTGTTGTTGCAGGTTTTTGATGATGGCTATATGACAGATTCTAAGGGTCGCAAAGTTGATTTTCGAAATACGATCATTATTATGACATCAAATCTGGGTGCGACTCGGATTCGTGATAATAAACATGTTGGCTTTGGCGCCATCGAGCCGCAAGATAGTTACAAAGCGATGTCAGCTGAAATTCAAGATGCTTTAAAAGAACATTTTCGTCCTGAATTCATCAATCGAATTGATGAAATTGTGATTTTTCATTCCTTAAGCAAGACGGAACTGCATAAAATTGTTGAGTTAATGAGTAACACTATTTTGCAGCGCGTTGCCGAACAAGGTATCTCAATTAAGATGAGTAAGATCGCGATTGATTTTGTTGCCAAGGCTGGTTTTGATCCCGAATACGGTGCTCGCCCGATCCGTAGAGCTTTTCAAAATAATGTCGAAGATAAGATATCTGATGCTTTATTGGCTGGTGATATTGAGTCTGGGGATGCGATTACCGTCAGTTCTAAAAAAGGAAAGATCGATCTTTTGATTCATCGCCCAGTCGAAAAGACGACTAAATAA
- a CDS encoding NUDIX hydrolase yields the protein MANYIKDIRAKVGHMPLIMVGVGAAYIKDKKVLLQERADTGGWGLPGGYMEYGETIEETLKREFKEDAGLEIVSYKFLKNFDQEFFTYPNGDQTQVLTPFYLVTQVKDGPADYDQAETTAIDFFDFDQLPDIHFESHRRILNYVKTLV from the coding sequence ATGGCTAATTATATAAAAGATATTCGTGCGAAAGTTGGACACATGCCTCTGATCATGGTTGGTGTCGGTGCGGCTTATATTAAAGATAAAAAAGTGTTGCTGCAGGAACGTGCTGATACTGGCGGCTGGGGATTACCAGGCGGTTATATGGAGTACGGCGAGACGATCGAGGAAACTTTAAAACGTGAATTCAAAGAGGATGCTGGTCTAGAAATTGTTTCATATAAATTTTTAAAAAACTTTGATCAAGAATTTTTTACCTATCCGAATGGTGATCAGACGCAGGTGCTAACGCCTTTTTATTTAGTCACGCAAGTGAAGGACGGCCCAGCAGATTACGACCAAGCGGAAACAACAGCGATTGATTTTTTTGATTTTGACCAATTACCGGATATTCACTTTGAATCTCATCGCCGTATTCTAAATTACGTGAAAACATTGGTCTGA
- a CDS encoding CtsR family transcriptional regulator, protein MAETNISDVIEQYLKAILDQDEIAEIKRSEIASRFAVVPSQINYVINTRFTLQNGYVVESKRGGGGYIRIEHVDLVDDTKIFDELIDYIGDSIGDNNADQIIAALLEDKVISEREANIMIAAIDKNSLRISDKVTENTVRARVLVGMINRLRFESTNIHG, encoded by the coding sequence ATGGCAGAAACTAATATTTCAGATGTAATCGAACAATATCTAAAGGCGATCCTTGATCAAGACGAAATTGCTGAAATCAAACGCAGTGAGATCGCAAGTCGTTTTGCAGTGGTCCCAAGTCAGATTAATTACGTGATCAATACGCGTTTTACTTTGCAAAATGGTTATGTTGTTGAATCAAAACGTGGCGGTGGCGGCTACATCAGAATTGAGCACGTCGATTTAGTTGATGATACGAAAATATTTGACGAGCTGATCGATTACATCGGCGACTCAATTGGTGATAATAATGCTGATCAAATTATCGCGGCGCTTTTGGAAGACAAGGTAATCAGTGAGCGCGAAGCGAATATTATGATCGCAGCAATTGACAAGAACTCATTGCGGATCTCCGATAAAGTAACAGAAAATACAGTTCGGGCTCGTGTCCTTGTGGGCATGATCAATCGACTGAGATTTGAGAGCACAAACATTCATGGATAA
- a CDS encoding MATE family efflux transporter, producing the protein MHSLTEGKPIKLIIFFTIPLLLGNLFQQLYTFTDTLIVGRALGVNALAAVSLGATLNWLLVGFAQGFTAGTAIVTAKRFGAGDFRGVRQSMVTTILCTAILTVVVTFIAVVFNKQILELMQTPKNVMTQANTFLTILLGFMFTTMSYNLAANAMRAIGNSRAPLIFLIVAVVLNIILEILFIVVFHWGIAGAAFATVIAQLVSGIISFVYIYKVLPVLQVRRGDWHSSWSDIQEHLRFGLPMAFQNSIIAIGSVILQTALNTLGTDSVASSGAASRIDQLATLPMMSIGITMATFAAQNLGARKYSRILEGVKQALIVGSIWAILMSVLEISFGHYLVQLFLGSGGEQTHILNLSRIYFVVNGGPYILLSTLFLIRYTLQGLGNASVPTIAGIFELSMRAFAALILVGIFGYAGAVAGTPLAWFGSLMALMPAWISAQKKLKKLKNGQRINNKLESID; encoded by the coding sequence ATGCATAGCTTAACTGAAGGAAAACCGATTAAATTAATAATTTTCTTTACGATTCCTCTTCTGTTAGGAAATCTTTTTCAGCAGCTTTATACTTTCACAGATACCTTGATCGTGGGTAGGGCTTTGGGTGTCAATGCATTGGCGGCTGTTTCGCTTGGTGCAACGCTGAACTGGCTGCTGGTCGGTTTTGCTCAAGGATTTACAGCTGGTACAGCTATCGTGACAGCCAAACGCTTTGGTGCGGGTGATTTCCGCGGTGTCCGTCAATCAATGGTCACGACGATACTTTGTACGGCGATTTTGACAGTAGTTGTGACTTTTATTGCAGTTGTTTTTAATAAACAAATTTTGGAATTGATGCAGACGCCTAAAAATGTCATGACGCAAGCTAATACCTTCTTGACGATTCTTTTGGGATTTATGTTTACGACCATGAGCTATAATTTGGCTGCTAATGCGATGCGTGCGATCGGCAATTCCAGAGCACCTTTAATTTTTTTGATCGTCGCAGTTGTCTTGAATATTATTTTAGAAATTTTGTTCATTGTTGTTTTTCATTGGGGGATCGCCGGTGCAGCTTTTGCGACTGTGATCGCACAGTTGGTTTCCGGAATTATTAGTTTTGTTTATATTTATAAAGTGCTGCCGGTTTTGCAAGTTCGTCGCGGTGACTGGCATAGCAGCTGGTCAGATATTCAGGAACATCTGCGTTTTGGCTTGCCGATGGCGTTTCAGAATTCCATTATTGCGATTGGCAGCGTCATTTTGCAAACAGCTCTGAATACGCTGGGAACGGATTCGGTTGCTTCGTCAGGTGCCGCCTCTCGTATTGACCAGTTAGCTACTCTGCCGATGATGAGCATCGGCATCACGATGGCCACTTTTGCAGCTCAAAATCTCGGTGCCAGAAAATATTCCCGAATTCTGGAAGGTGTCAAACAAGCATTGATCGTGGGCAGTATCTGGGCGATCTTGATGTCTGTATTGGAAATTAGTTTCGGCCATTATCTGGTCCAGCTGTTTTTAGGATCTGGTGGCGAGCAAACTCATATTTTGAATCTTTCGAGAATTTATTTTGTGGTCAACGGGGGTCCCTATATCCTATTATCAACGCTCTTTTTGATTCGCTACACGCTGCAAGGATTGGGCAATGCTTCAGTACCAACGATAGCTGGTATTTTTGAACTATCTATGCGAGCTTTTGCAGCCCTGATCTTGGTCGGTATCTTTGGTTATGCTGGGGCGGTTGCGGGTACGCCATTGGCTTGGTTCGGGTCGCTGATGGCCTTAATGCCGGCATGGATCTCAGCCCAAAAAAAATTAAAGAAATTAAAGAATGGTCAACGAATAAATAATAAACTTGAGAGCATTGATTGA